The region CGAGAAGGAGACGGTGGCCGTCGGGATTCGGCAGCTGCTGTATCTTTGGACCGCTACCCCCGCTTATGTGCAGAGTCGCACGTTAGACGTTCTCGCTTCGAACGAGACAGCTCGCGCGTTGTCTCCGATTTTCACTCCGGGCGTGAATCTGATTCGCGCCGCATTCTTGGACCCGGAGGTCAAGTCCCTGTATCGCGACTGGGATCGGATGACGTCCAACACGGTCGCGGGGCTACGAGCACAGGCGGGCAACGAGGTGGGCGATCCAAAGCTCGCCGCACTCGTCGACGAACTGACAGCCAAAAGTCCCGAGTTCAGCCGGCTGTGGACTCGGCATGATGTCAGGCCGAAAGGTGCCGGGCGGTCATTCCTGCATCACCCCTTGGTCGGAGATCTCGATCTCCGGTATGAAAAGCTCGCGGTCGGCGAGGGACGGTCCGGGCAGATCGTCGTGATCTATCATGCAGACCCCGGATCGTCCTCGGAAACGCGTCTCGCCCTGTTGAGCAAGAGGGCGACCGACGGGGTCAATTGAATGGATGACGCGCGCCAATATCGCTCACACACGAGGCGAACGCGCACCCGGCGCCGATCTACGCCCCGCGGGGACGCCTACGCTGCCGTTGTCGCGGAGCCGACCGTGGCTGGTCGAGTCCGGGTGCCGACGACCGCAACGCGATCTCCTCGGCGTCGATCACGCGCAGGACTGCGATGACAGCCGCTTCGGTGAATCGTCCTTCGGCTCGCGCGTGAATTGTTGCTTCCCATTCGGCTTGGATCATCTGGCGGCGTAGACGCGCGTAAGACTCCAAGAGCGAATCCAGGTCCGGGGTCTCGAGGTGTCGGGCGATCGACTCGGCGGTGAGCGCGGCGTTTCCCCTGAGCTGCGAGACGACACGCTCCTCATCCGCTTCGGTGACGGCTGCCTCCAGCCGCGCCAGCCCGGCCGCGCGAGCTTCCGCCATGAGTGTCTGCCACTCCACACGCTCTTGTTCGATGTCAGGAGGCGGCAGATGAAGCAGGCGTATGAGCGGAGGGAGCGCGAGCGACCCCAGCAACGTGACGACGACGACCACGAAGGCGAGGAACTGGAGAAATTCGCGATTCGGCGTTTCGGCAGGAAGCAGGAAGACCGCCGCGAGGGTGACGACGCCTCGGACACCGATGACAGAGATCACCAAGGCGTTCTTGAACCGCACGTTCTGGTCGCGAAAGCGACGAGGACCGACGCGGAAAAATACGGCAATGGCGAAGATGAAAGCGAATCGAGCGACCACGAGGGCGACGAGGATGACGACGCAGATCAGAACCGATTGCCAGAGGCGGTGGCCTGCGGATCCCGCGCCGGCAACGATACTGGCGAGGTTCATCCCAATGAACAAGAACACCGCGTTTTCGAGGATGAACTGGACTGTGCGCCAGTTCACCGACTCGGCCGTGCGGGCTTCGGCCGATTGCACGACCGGGGAACGGTACCCGAGGTACAGGCCGGCGATCACGACCGCGAGCACGCCGGACCCGTGCATTGCTTCCGCTCCGAAGAACGCCAGGTACGGAGTGACGAAGGCCAGACTCGTGTCGAGGACGGCTGTCGCAAGTCGAAAGCGGAGCTGGGTCATAACCCAGCCGACGACGACGCCGATGACGGTTCCCCCGACCACAGCGAGGGCGAAGTCGCCCGCTATAGACCAAGGTGTGAGTACCTGCGTCATGGCGAGGATTGCAGAGCTCAGCGCCACAAGTGCGGCGGCGTCATTGAGAAGGCTCTCCCCCTCCAAAATCGTCGTCACCCGTCGTGGCAGCCCGATGCGGCTTGCGACGGCAGTCACCGCGACGGTGTCCGTCGGAGCGACCACGGCGGCGAAGGCGAACGCTGCTGCCAATCCGATTGTTGGAAGGACTAGCGCTGTGGCCAGTCCGACAACCACGACGGTGGCCGCGACCGTGCCGACCGAGAGAATCAGAACGCTGTCCCGACGAGCGCGGACGTCGGCGAAGAACGTCTGGCTGGCGGCGGCGAAAAGCAACGGCGGAAGGAGACCGTACATGACGAGTTCGGAGTCGACCTCTACCGATGGCAGACCCGGAATGAATGACGCAATGCCCCCGACCACCACGAGTAGGACGGGCCCTGACCAGCGCAAACGAAGGGCGACCCCGCTTACCGTGATTGTCACCAAGACGAACGCCACGATCCAGCCGATCGCCTCTGCCGGACTCATGGTCGGCAGTTTCTGGGACAGACCGCGAGCACTTTTTTCAGGTCAGCCACGTTGTCCCTCCGAGCTATCGAGCTCCGGACCTGTTCTCCGAAGTCGAAAAGGAGTGCGATTCGTAGCGTCGCACTGGTGGGGGCGGTGAGCGTCGGCCGTGTCTTGGTCGCTACCCGCGGCCGCTCGGCCGACGCTCACCTGGTTCAATGTCGCATCCGTCATCCTCGGGGTATGACTGCGATGCAGTCGATCTCGACTCCGTAGCCCGGCAGTACGGCCCCGACAGCCGTCCGAGCTGGCACCCGACTCCCGAACGCGCCAACGTAGACCGTGTTGAAATCGCTCAGGTCGCGGAGATCGCCAAGGAAGACGCCGCATCGGACGACGTCGTCAAGGCTGGCTCCTGCGGAATCGAGGATCGAAGCGATGTTGTCCAGCACTGCCCTCGTCTGCTCGCCTATGGGGCCCTTCACGATTTCCCCGTCGCGAGTCGGTATCTGGCCGGAGACGAATACGAACGTCCCGTCCGCGATCACTGCGGGTACGTACGGACGTGTGTCCGCTGTCCCCAATCGGATCTTCATATCGCTGTCTGCCCGCCTGCTCAATCCTCCTGCCCGTCACTGACCGGTCGTCGCCGACGCTGCTTCACGGATCAGGTCGACGACTTGGGCGGCTTCAGGGATGCCGACGGTGTGGGAACCGCCTACGAGCTCGACTGTTTTGCGCGAGCCCGCTCGTTCGGCCATGAATCGGTGGACCGCGGCGGGGATATTCCGGTCCTCGGCGCCGAAGAGAAACCAGGAAGGGACCGACTTCCACGCCGCCTTCCCCGACGCTTCGGTGAACGCTGCCTCGAGGATGGGGCGTTGTGTAACCGCCATGACCTCGGCGACCTCCACCGGAGAGTCCGCCGCGAACTGAGCGTGGTACTTGCTCTGCTGTATGTACAGGTCGTTGCCCCCATCAGGGACTGCTACCGAGGTGAGTGTGCCGGCCAGAGTGGAGCCCGGAAGCTTTCCAGCGAGATCGCCTGGCGTCTCGCCCTCCTCGGGCGCGAAGGCCCCGATGTACACCAGTGCCTTGACGTTGGGGTTGTCGGTGCCGCCGCCGCTGATGACCGTACCGCCGTAGGAGTGCCCGACGAGGACGACGTCTCCAGTCACATCGGTGAGCAGGGCTCTGAGGTAGTCAGAGTCGTACTTGACGCCGCGGAGTGGATTGGCGACGGCGATCGCGGGGAATCCATCGGCCAACAGCAGGCTGATGACTCCGCTCCAGCTCGACGACTCCGCGAAAGCTCCGTGGACCAGGACAACGGTCGGCTTACTGGATGGTTCGGTAATGCTCATGGTTATCTCCTCTGGGTTCGGCCCCTGATGTCGGGTCGCATCTACAGTGCGCCGCCGGTGGCGTGTTCTCGATGCTTTGTAGGCATAGCGTCCGGGGCGCGACTCCGTCACTTGAGGTAAGAACGCGACCAGGACGCGAGCGCTTCTAGCGCCGGCACGATCGCTTGTCCGGCGGGCGTGAGCGAATAGGTGATAGTCGTGGGCGGTCCGACTTCGACCTCGCGCCGAACCAGACCTGCGTCGGCCAGTCTGACTAATCGTGTCGAAAGGACAGCGTCGCCGAGCCCGTCGATGGATCGACGCAACGCGCTGAACCCGAGCGGCCCCGGGGTCAATGTGGCCAGGATCAATCCGTTCCAGCGCACCCCGATGACGGTCAGGCTTCTATTGAGATGCTCGCTGACTCGGCGCGACTCAGGGTCGGCGAACAGGGACTCACCGGACACGCGCGGCAACGCGGGGTAGGTCCGCTGCGGTGGATCCGTGCTGAGCGGCCGAGAGGCTCGGACAGAACGGCTGTGCCGCGGGAGGCTCGGCTGGATTGTAGCGCAGGTGTGTCCGGCTCTCGGAACCCCGGCGAAACGGTATGAAACGAACTGCATCGTGCGATTTCATGTACTGGGCTCCTGTCCGGCTTCCGCGGCGCGTCCCGCGCGGTCTTACCTTCCGCCGATTATCGGATGAGCGGATCATCCCGCCGATGCCTGTCGGACATACCGTTCCACGACCGCGTGCGTGGACCGCATGAAGCGGCCTGGGCGGGCGCTGCCTCGGACACCGGCGATCAGTCCTGCGTTTTCGCGAGGTCTGCCAGCGCGGCGTGCAGGGCCGCTCGGGAGGCGATGCCCAGCTTCGGGTAGATCCTGTACAGATGCGCCCCTACGGTTCGCGGCGAGAGGTTGAGGCGCGACGCGATGTCCTTGGTGCTGAGGCCACGAGCGGCGAGCTCGGCGATCTCTCGTTCTTGAGGAGTAAGCGGGTTCCTTTTCGACGGTCCCGACTCCGTGGCTACACGGGTAGCCCGCAGTGCGGCAGCCGACCGGTCCAACCACGCTGTGGAGCCGAGATTGCGGAAGATCCCCATGGCTTCGCGAAGGTGGGGGCGCGCCCCTGCCATGTCGTGGTGGCGACGAAGCCATTCTCCATAGGTCAACTCCAGCCGCGCGCGCTCGAATGGCCAGGTCTCGACCCCCTCCGCCTGCAGCGCCTGTGCGAACAGCTCCGATTGCCGGTGCGGCTCCCCGGTGATCGCCCGTGCGGCGGCCAGATGGAAGGCGAGCCTCGGGGACACTTTTCCGAGTCCCGCTTCCTCGGCGGCGGCGACGAATGCGCGGGCCTCGTCGTGGCGCCCGGTCTTCCATGCCGCCTCGACCGTCTCCAGGAACATCCATAGTGCGTGCGGACGGTACGGCACGAGCACGGAGCCACCTCCGATCTTCATGGCCGCCGCATATTCCTCCTCATAAAGTCCCTCGGACGAGAAAATCCTCATCTTTATGTGCTGGATCCACGCTTCACTCAAGCCGCCACCCCGCGGACGAGCCCAGGCCTCGACGCGGCTGACCTCGACCCGGGCGATCGCCAGGTCGCCTCTGATGGCCGCGACCATGGCGGCGATCGTCCTGAAATCATTGGTGATTTCGGCGAAGCCTGACTGCTCGGTGCCTCGCAATCCGCGATGCGCCATAACCGCAGCAACTTCCAGTTGACCCGACACCATTGCGTCCAAGGCGCTGAGGACCATAGCGATCCAGTAGCTGGGAGCCGACCCGCCGACCTCCTCCTGTTCGATGACCTTCCGTAGGATCTGTCGTTGGTGGGGCAGATTGTCGATGTACACGGACGCCATGCCCATCCATGCCGCGCGCCATGGTTCGAAATCGAGAACCGTCGGTATGAGGCCGTTCAGGCGAGGAGCGAGATCATGAGCGGTCCTGGCCGGATCGGAAAGCGCGTCGCGCGAGAGAGCCACCTCGATCGGGGCGTCGTCCCCCATTCGCTCCAGGATGTTGTCGAGCTGGTGCCAGTGCTCCGGTCGAGATGTTCGTACACAGACGAGGAGAAGAGAGTTCAGCATCTCCTGCACCCATGGGTGCCGGGCGTGTGTTTCTTTTTCGAGCGCATCGGTCAGGAGTCGGAAGGCTGCGAATGTGTCGCCTTCCCAGTTCAGGATCGCGTATGCCAGGACCACGTTGGCGTAGCCCTCGGTCTCTGCTGTCTCCGGACCGGGAGTCTTGCTGGTGCTCCACTCCCGTAGTTCTGCGACTTTCTCCCGAGCCATCATCAGTTGACCGGTCTGGTTGGCGAGATGTGCCGCGAATGCCAGCCGGCGGGCCCGGGTCGACAGGGTCGGAGTCAGTTCCACCGAACGGAGCGTCGCTCTCAATGCGATCTGCGATCCTCCTTTTCGCAGTGATTCGCGGGCGAGGTCTTCCAGGGCGTCGGCGACCTCGGCGTCGAAGTCCGTAGCGGCTGCCGCGCGATGCCAGACCCATAGTTCTGGCCGGGACCGGAGAGCGGCGGCGAGCGCTGCGTGGGCGGCGCGGAGATTGTCTTGCGCTGCGGCCTGCGCCACCGCCGACCGGGCGAGCGGATGATTGAATCGGACGCGCTCACCGAGGCGCTGGACGAGACCCATGTCCTCGATAGCCAACAGATCCGGCAGCCACCACTGCTCGCCCGACGCTACCTGTAACGTGGCGATGAGGCCGGTGCGATCCAAAGCACAGAGCAGCAGCAGCGCCCGCTGGCTATCCGTCAACTCCTCGACCCGCGCGGCGAACACTCGTTCTAGCCTCTCCGAGAGGGGCAGCATTTCGCTCGTCGTCGTCATGCTGCCGCCGATGTGTGCTCGACGGAGGGCTTTGGGAAGCTCTACCAAGGCCAGGGGGTTGCCCTCGGCTTCGGCCATGATGCGGTCCCGCAATTGCCCGACGGGAGCGCCAGGCAAAGAATCGAGAAGCGCTTCGGCGTCTCGGTTGCCCAGCGGGTAGAGCTCGACCTGGCGTATGTCCGAGCGCATCCAGGGTCCCCCTTCTGCTGAGCGGGTACCCACCAGGGTGAACACCTTGCTGTTGGTGATCCGTCGTGCGACGAACGCGAGGACGTTGGAACTCGCCTCGTCGAGCCACTGGACGTCGTCGATGACCAGCATGATCTTCGACTGACTGGCTGCGAAGTCGAGTAGTGCGAGAATCGCATTTGCGAGTTCGAAGGGACCGACAGGTACGTCGTCGCGCGTTGTGAAAGCACGATCCAGCACGGATGAGGTTGCCGGCGGTGCATCGAATGCCTCACGTATCGGTCGCAAGAGCTGATGTAGGCCGGCGAGTTGCTCACCGGCTTCCGTCTGCACCCCGGTACATCGGAACGTCGCCACGCCCGCGTCGCGCGCTTGCGCTGCGACAAAGTTGATGAGCGACGTCTTCCCGACTCCGGCATCGCCCGTAACGAGGAGCGCACGGGCGTCCGGATCGTCCGATTTGCTGGCGGACAGTACTGCGGCAAGGTCGTCGCCACGGCCGAAAAGCTCCACTGAGTACCTCGGGTCCTCTCGGGATGCGACGCACCCGTCCCTCGCCTACGACCATTGACATCCAGTAAGCACCTCGGCGTCTCGGAGGTGGTTCTACTTTCCTATGGGCTATAGAAATACTCGCAGGGCGGCATCGCTGTCAATGGCGGCCATTCGCGGCAGGCGCGGTGATTGACACTGGAAGGCGGTCGACGAGCCGGCGCCGTCGCAGTCGAGGCTCGAGGCGCACGCCGCGGGGCGGGCCGAAGCGCCGGTCAGAGGCGTGAAGCCAGAGCCCGGTGGACGGACGAGACGGCGCTGGCACCTTCGCCTACCGCAGCTGCTACCCGCTTCATGGAACCGTGCCGCACGTCGCCCGCGGCGAAGACGCCGGCCACGGACGACTCGAACGGGAGGGGCTTGCGTCCCTGCGAGCGCCTGCTGGCGGCGAAACGCCGGGCATCGACGTTTGTGTCGGTGTATATGAAGCCGTCCTTGTCGAGGTCCAGGCCGGTGTTCCACGCGGTAGCCGGCGTAGCTCCAATGAAGCAGAAAAGCGCGTGGCAGTCGTGGCGCTCACTAGCACCGGTAAGGCTGTTCGTGTGGGTGATTGCTTGCAGTCCCGCCGTCCCGTGAAGAGCCGTGACGTCCGTGGATGTCAAAACCCGTACGCGGTGATCGGCGACGAGCCTGTCGGCCAGATAGGCGGACATCCCGGCTCCGATGTCCGCGCCTCGGATGATCAACGACACGTCGCACCCTCTGCTCGCGAGGAACAAAGCTGCCTGTCCTGCTGAGTTCGCTCCACCGACGACGACGACGGGTCTCTCTTCGCACGATGCGGCTTCGAGGACGGTGGCACCGTAGTAGATTCCCGCGCCTTCGAATGCGTTCCAATTGAGGAGGTCGAGCCCTCGGTATTTCGCGCCCGTAGCCACTATCACCGCACCTGCTTCTATCTCGGTGCCGTCGGCGATGAGGACGCGGGGCAGCGGGCGTGAGACGTCCACGCTGTCGATTCGGCATGGGGCATAGAGGTGCGCACCGAATTTCATCGCCTGGACGGTGGCGAAGTTGGTCAGTTCGGTGCCGCTGAGACCATTGGGGAACCCGAGGTAGTTCTCGATGCGGGCACTTGCCGCTGCTTGCCCGCCCGGGCTCACCGCATCGAGCAGCACCGTGGAGAGTCCCTCCGATGCTCCGTACACTGCGGCTGCCAAGCCGGCGGGTCCTGCGCCGACCACGGCGAGATCGACGGATCTGTCGCGCTTGCGGTACGCCAACCCCAATCGCTCGCTGAGCTGCCCGGGAGTGGCTCTGACGATCCTGCTTCCGGGGAGCAGGACGACAGGGAGGTCCTCTTCGAGGATGGATGCCTCGGCCATCATCGCGAGTCCGGCGACCGAGTCGACTTCGAACCACGTGTGCGGGATGTCGAGCCTTTGCGCGTAGGTCCGTAGCGCCAGAGAGGCGGCGGAGCTCCGGTTCCCCACGATCTCGACGGTGCGCGAGGCAATGGATTTCACGAGAGCTCGGCGGGCTTGGAACGCCGCCAGGATTATTGCCGACAGCTCGTCGTCCTCTGTCATGAGGCGTCGGAGATTCGCCGGTGGGATCCGGTGGATCCGGCCACCGACCGCTACCCGCGCGCTGAAGAACGCGACCTGCTCGTTGAGAAGGCTGAGCTCCCCGAGAAAACGCCCTGCGGTGTGCCGTGCAATTCTGACCTCGGGCGGGCCGCTGGCAACGATGTCGATCGCACCGCTGTCCACGAGGATCAGGTCCGGGGCGGCGTCTCCGACGCCGTAAAGGACTTCACCCGCGTGTATCACCTGCTCTGTGCCGTATGCGCGGAGCGCTTCGATTTGCTCATTCGACAGCGGCGGGTAGGCGACGCGGTCATCCGCGACGTTCCCGCCCGCCTCCCCGGTCTCATTCGTCACCGCCATGTCAGCCAGCCTTCAAATTCCCGCAGTGTCGAAGGGATAGCTCTACGAGATCCTCCAAGTACGGGCTGATGTTCAACGGCGAGTAGGCGAGGACCACGGAACTGGGAAGAACGCCCACGACCTCTCGGTAGGTGATGTCATCACGGGGATGCATGGCCGCAGCGGAACGGGGAATCACTACGATCCCGTGCTCGGCAGCGACATGCTCGAGGACCTCGTCCATTGACGCTGTCGTGTACTTGCGTCCGCTGACATCACCCCGGGCATACTCGCGATACGCGCCTCTCGGATCATCCAGCTCCTGGACCCCGTCTGGCGGCTGGAGCAGACGGAATCGGTGGAGATCGCGAAGGGACACGTACTCCAGATGCGCGATGGGGTTGGTGCTGGGCAGCGCCACAACGCGCGCCTCTTCGTAGAGGGGGACGATTTCGAGACCGTGTGCGACGAAGGGAAGGCGTGCAAAACAGACGTCGACCCGACCTGTCACGGTCGCCTGCGCCTGTTCGTCAGCGCTGATGCTCAGCAGGTCCACCTCGACAAGTCGGTGAGTGGCGGTGAAGTCTCGGACGATGGGCGCGATCGGGATTCCTTGGGCAAAACCCATCGTCACCTTTTCGGTCATGCGTCTAACCAGGGCGAGTTGTCTCCGAAGCGAATCCGCCGCGTCCAGGAGCGCTGGCGCCTCTGCCAAGAGTCGACGGCCAGCCTCCGTCAAGTTGGCGCCTCGAAACGAACGGGTGAACAATTCGGCGTCCATTTCGCCTTCGAACGCCTTGATCTGGCGAGTGAGGGCCGGTTGCCCGATCCGAAGCACCTCCGCAGCTCGGCGGAATCCTCCATGTTCGGCAACTGCGACGAAGTAGCGCAGCTTTCGCAGATCGACGTCCACCGTCTCACCCCCTGTCTGACTCGGCGGGGCGCGGACCCGGCAGTGCGGGCGATGCCTTCATGCCAACGGGATATGCCATCAGGTGAACTCCTCCTCTGACCGACGGGATGGTCACACGCTATGGCCGCCGGAACGCGCGCGTCCCCTGTCAAATTGCTTAACCGCGTCGTTCACCGAACGAGTTTCCCCGCTGCTGATTGCCGGCCTGTCAGTACGTCGTGACCAGCGGCTCCGTCCCCACGATGAAGTATGTGGACAGCATTTTTGTGGTCAGTGTCCCGACATTCACCGCATTGTGCACGACGCCCGGCGGGATGAGGAAGGGACTGCCGGCATGCAGTTCGAGCGGTTCGCCGTCGTCGAATTCCATGGAAACGTCGCCCTGAATGATGTATCCCACCTCGGGCCCGGGGTGAGTATGCCGTCCGGAAGCGACTCCTTCTGGTATCTCTACCAGGGTCTGTTCGATGAGCCAACCGTCGACGGGTGCGGCGGATTTTTGCAGCAGCGTTCGCTTGAAATCATGCTTCTGGTCGGTGGCGACTGGCACTGCGTTGTCCTGATTTTCCATGCTCATGGGACCCTCCAAGGTCGGCTGGAACGCCAGCGTAGTACCGCCCGCACTGGTGTCGGGAGAATCCCGCGATGCCTGTTCCGCATCGCGGGAGTCTGTGGGGCGGAGCGGCTGCGTACGACCGGTCGGTCTGGCTGTGACGATGCCGAAACGGGATCGTCCGCCGATCTTCGACCGCCGTACGGTCGACAGACGACGGCGCCTCATGCGCCTTCACCACCATCGCCAAGGGGCAACATGAGTGAGCATTACGGCGCAATAGCCTTCACCCGGCAGGTCCGCGACGTGCAAAGGAGCTACGGCAGCGAGAAATTCTACGGCGGCCGGGCGGATCGAGCTGCGGGCACGCCCGGATCAGACGTACTGGGCGAGACGGAGAAAGAGTTCCTGCGCCATCAGGACGGTTTTTATCTCGCCTCGGTCAGTCAAACGGGATGGCCGTACGTCCAATATCGCGGAGGACCGTCAGGTTTTTTGAAAGTCGTAGACAGCCACACGATCGGCTGGGCGGACTTCAGGGGCAATCTCCAATACGTCAGTGTCGGCAACGTCGCAGGGTCCGATCGGGTTGCGATAATCGTCATGGACCATGCGCGGAGGCGGCGCTTGAAGATTTACGGGCATGCGAGTGTCCATGCCGCGGATCCCGACTCCCAGCACGATCACGCTCTAGAGGTTCCCGACTACGACGCCGAAGTCGAGAGGCATATCCTCGTCCGTGTCGAAGCCTTCGACTGGAACTGTCCTCAGCACATCACCGCGCGGTTCACCGCCAGCCAGGTCAGCAGCATCGTTGATCCTCTCCACGAACGGCTCGGGAAATCGGATGCCGAGGTGGCGCGGTTGATGTCAGCGCTGGCCGCCCGGGCCGGCACGGAAACAGCCGCGGACGTGGTCGTTGACCACGCCGATGGACTGCATCCAGGCGTAGACGCTGGTCGGGCCTATAAACCGAATCCCGCGAGCCTTCAGCACCTGCGTGAGCGCGGCGGCTTCGGGGCTCCGCGTTGGCACTGACGCGCCGTCGGCCGGAGACACGTGATCGGCCGGGACAAAGGCCCGGGCCAGAGCTGCCAGATCCAGCTCAGAGTCTCTGACGACCCTGGCGTTGTGGACTGTGGATTCGATCTTGGATCGATTGCGGACGATTTTCGGGTTTCCCAGCATCTGAATCACGTCTTGGTCCGTGAACATAGCGACTGAGGCCGGGTCGAAGTCATGGAAGGCGGCCCTGAACGCATCGCGCTTGTGGAAGACGGTGGTCCACCCGAGACCGGCTTGGAACACCCCGAGACTGAGCGCCTCGAACACTGCCGGCGGGTCGTCGATCGGCGTTGCCCATTCGTCGTCGTGATACTGGCGCAAAGCCGGGTCGGTGCTCCAGTCTCGAATCCAGTTGCACCGCGCGAGTCCGTCTTCTCCGACGGTCGTCGTTCCGAGCCTCCAGTCGGCCACAGCATCCTCCTCG is a window of Conyzicola nivalis DNA encoding:
- a CDS encoding alpha/beta fold hydrolase, which codes for MSITEPSSKPTVVLVHGAFAESSSWSGVISLLLADGFPAIAVANPLRGVKYDSDYLRALLTDVTGDVVLVGHSYGGTVISGGGTDNPNVKALVYIGAFAPEEGETPGDLAGKLPGSTLAGTLTSVAVPDGGNDLYIQQSKYHAQFAADSPVEVAEVMAVTQRPILEAAFTEASGKAAWKSVPSWFLFGAEDRNIPAAVHRFMAERAGSRKTVELVGGSHTVGIPEAAQVVDLIREAASATTGQ
- a CDS encoding winged helix-turn-helix transcriptional regulator — encoded protein: MSGESLFADPESRRVSEHLNRSLTVIGVRWNGLILATLTPGPLGFSALRRSIDGLGDAVLSTRLVRLADAGLVRREVEVGPPTTITYSLTPAGQAIVPALEALASWSRSYLK
- a CDS encoding cation:proton antiporter, which codes for MAFVLVTITVSGVALRLRWSGPVLLVVVGGIASFIPGLPSVEVDSELVMYGLLPPLLFAAASQTFFADVRARRDSVLILSVGTVAATVVVVGLATALVLPTIGLAAAFAFAAVVAPTDTVAVTAVASRIGLPRRVTTILEGESLLNDAAALVALSSAILAMTQVLTPWSIAGDFALAVVGGTVIGVVVGWVMTQLRFRLATAVLDTSLAFVTPYLAFFGAEAMHGSGVLAVVIAGLYLGYRSPVVQSAEARTAESVNWRTVQFILENAVFLFIGMNLASIVAGAGSAGHRLWQSVLICVVILVALVVARFAFIFAIAVFFRVGPRRFRDQNVRFKNALVISVIGVRGVVTLAAVFLLPAETPNREFLQFLAFVVVVVTLLGSLALPPLIRLLHLPPPDIEQERVEWQTLMAEARAAGLARLEAAVTEADEERVVSQLRGNAALTAESIARHLETPDLDSLLESYARLRRQMIQAEWEATIHARAEGRFTEAAVIAVLRVIDAEEIALRSSAPGLDQPRSAPRQRQRRRPRGA
- a CDS encoding cupin domain-containing protein translates to MSMENQDNAVPVATDQKHDFKRTLLQKSAAPVDGWLIEQTLVEIPEGVASGRHTHPGPEVGYIIQGDVSMEFDDGEPLELHAGSPFLIPPGVVHNAVNVGTLTTKMLSTYFIVGTEPLVTTY
- a CDS encoding helix-turn-helix domain-containing protein, whose translation is MDNIDGNRIGEFLRARREQITPADVGIAVASRRRVPGLRREEIAVRAGISSEYYLRLEQGREQHPSDAVIAGLARALQLDADATTYLFEIARPIVQRPRPPEKETVAVGIRQLLYLWTATPAYVQSRTLDVLASNETARALSPIFTPGVNLIRAAFLDPEVKSLYRDWDRMTSNTVAGLRAQAGNEVGDPKLAALVDELTAKSPEFSRLWTRHDVRPKGAGRSFLHHPLVGDLDLRYEKLAVGEGRSGQIVVIYHADPGSSSETRLALLSKRATDGVN
- a CDS encoding LysR family transcriptional regulator, whose product is MDVDLRKLRYFVAVAEHGGFRRAAEVLRIGQPALTRQIKAFEGEMDAELFTRSFRGANLTEAGRRLLAEAPALLDAADSLRRQLALVRRMTEKVTMGFAQGIPIAPIVRDFTATHRLVEVDLLSISADEQAQATVTGRVDVCFARLPFVAHGLEIVPLYEEARVVALPSTNPIAHLEYVSLRDLHRFRLLQPPDGVQELDDPRGAYREYARGDVSGRKYTTASMDEVLEHVAAEHGIVVIPRSAAAMHPRDDITYREVVGVLPSSVVLAYSPLNISPYLEDLVELSLRHCGNLKAG
- a CDS encoding DNA-3-methyladenine glycosylase I, which produces MLVRRRSTRRCPSGIRFATATQRDSGRATAAPFGRGVRTFAIEEDAVADWRLGTTTVGEDGLARCNWIRDWSTDPALRQYHDDEWATPIDDPPAVFEALSLGVFQAGLGWTTVFHKRDAFRAAFHDFDPASVAMFTDQDVIQMLGNPKIVRNRSKIESTVHNARVVRDSELDLAALARAFVPADHVSPADGASVPTRSPEAAALTQVLKARGIRFIGPTSVYAWMQSIGVVNDHVRGCFRAGPGGQR
- a CDS encoding RidA family protein, yielding MKIRLGTADTRPYVPAVIADGTFVFVSGQIPTRDGEIVKGPIGEQTRAVLDNIASILDSAGASLDDVVRCGVFLGDLRDLSDFNTVYVGAFGSRVPARTAVGAVLPGYGVEIDCIAVIPRG
- a CDS encoding FAD-dependent oxidoreductase; translated protein: MAVTNETGEAGGNVADDRVAYPPLSNEQIEALRAYGTEQVIHAGEVLYGVGDAAPDLILVDSGAIDIVASGPPEVRIARHTAGRFLGELSLLNEQVAFFSARVAVGGRIHRIPPANLRRLMTEDDELSAIILAAFQARRALVKSIASRTVEIVGNRSSAASLALRTYAQRLDIPHTWFEVDSVAGLAMMAEASILEEDLPVVLLPGSRIVRATPGQLSERLGLAYRKRDRSVDLAVVGAGPAGLAAAVYGASEGLSTVLLDAVSPGGQAAASARIENYLGFPNGLSGTELTNFATVQAMKFGAHLYAPCRIDSVDVSRPLPRVLIADGTEIEAGAVIVATGAKYRGLDLLNWNAFEGAGIYYGATVLEAASCEERPVVVVGGANSAGQAALFLASRGCDVSLIIRGADIGAGMSAYLADRLVADHRVRVLTSTDVTALHGTAGLQAITHTNSLTGASERHDCHALFCFIGATPATAWNTGLDLDKDGFIYTDTNVDARRFAASRRSQGRKPLPFESSVAGVFAAGDVRHGSMKRVAAAVGEGASAVSSVHRALASRL
- a CDS encoding helix-turn-helix transcriptional regulator encodes the protein MELFGRGDDLAAVLSASKSDDPDARALLVTGDAGVGKTSLINFVAAQARDAGVATFRCTGVQTEAGEQLAGLHQLLRPIREAFDAPPATSSVLDRAFTTRDDVPVGPFELANAILALLDFAASQSKIMLVIDDVQWLDEASSNVLAFVARRITNSKVFTLVGTRSAEGGPWMRSDIRQVELYPLGNRDAEALLDSLPGAPVGQLRDRIMAEAEGNPLALVELPKALRRAHIGGSMTTTSEMLPLSERLERVFAARVEELTDSQRALLLLCALDRTGLIATLQVASGEQWWLPDLLAIEDMGLVQRLGERVRFNHPLARSAVAQAAAQDNLRAAHAALAAALRSRPELWVWHRAAAATDFDAEVADALEDLARESLRKGGSQIALRATLRSVELTPTLSTRARRLAFAAHLANQTGQLMMAREKVAELREWSTSKTPGPETAETEGYANVVLAYAILNWEGDTFAAFRLLTDALEKETHARHPWVQEMLNSLLLVCVRTSRPEHWHQLDNILERMGDDAPIEVALSRDALSDPARTAHDLAPRLNGLIPTVLDFEPWRAAWMGMASVYIDNLPHQRQILRKVIEQEEVGGSAPSYWIAMVLSALDAMVSGQLEVAAVMAHRGLRGTEQSGFAEITNDFRTIAAMVAAIRGDLAIARVEVSRVEAWARPRGGGLSEAWIQHIKMRIFSSEGLYEEEYAAAMKIGGGSVLVPYRPHALWMFLETVEAAWKTGRHDEARAFVAAAEEAGLGKVSPRLAFHLAAARAITGEPHRQSELFAQALQAEGVETWPFERARLELTYGEWLRRHHDMAGARPHLREAMGIFRNLGSTAWLDRSAAALRATRVATESGPSKRNPLTPQEREIAELAARGLSTKDIASRLNLSPRTVGAHLYRIYPKLGIASRAALHAALADLAKTQD